In Ostrea edulis chromosome 4, xbOstEdul1.1, whole genome shotgun sequence, a single window of DNA contains:
- the LOC125668394 gene encoding uncharacterized protein LOC125668394 — protein MASGSRERSRPIVWNPDKRTAPQPPQDNSGTSTGSGATTAVTTGGAINSGVDIAQEDPGRRHVHYQSNFVDNRNWVHNSRNLHSCINMDQNNEDSDSRAPAIGNYNSNLHESVGQTSGTPSQSNITANNISSAERHEVVGEMNVGTEPFVHIDTSQQAVNNENMAPGHSIQTQDIDIGVTATRQEMRHDPLPDLLHSHVIPSHSSSPPWQTGQSHPGVQESRGYSHHPHHHRHHSRHHHRSGHRSHHGRRRHRSRSSSSTEPEPCKAGCLSCLAASTSFRWILVILSLLGVCCVVTGIVLAALHATGNSFLFLAIMFIGLGVLLVVVVAVGWKCTPRGHEPLHALFGLGDFRHHHERRSRSRRHGRPSRTREHQWHGGMMYPEFQYRRPPPSYNASMQDFQHQLALAQSQREEFHATEELPAEDYSLPSSPPPSYRSRASTVRTGIQITFPPNQGDNSRPPTYRSHASTQGHAAHQRPSLPEDYIQQGSDIAFTGQYNSQQHSRNSSAGNFRIHSRDNSSTDRNGISTVVEPQGGGTVAVSVSVVQSSSQDQLLDSAVQQTLQTLDAVTGEDNPAQEISEDEYPMETPL, from the exons ATGGCGAGCGGCAGCCGTGAGAGAAGCAGACCGATAGTGTGGAATCCCGACAAACGAACGGCACCACAACCTCCCCAGGATAACTCGGGCACTAGCACAGGAAGTGGAGCCACCACTGCAGTCACAACAGGTGGTGCCATTAACTCTGGGGTTGATATCGCACAGGAGGACCCAGGGAGACGACACGTGCACTACCAGTCAAATTTTGTTGACAACCGCAATTGGGTGCATAACAGTCGTAATTTGCATAGTTGTATAAACATGGATCAAAACAATGAAGATAGTGACAGTCGTGCGCCAGCCATAGGCAATTATAATTCTAATTTACATGAATCAGTAGGACAAACTAGTGGCACCCCCAGCCAATCAAATATCACTGCTAACAACATTTCCTCGGCAGAAAGACATGAAGTTGTAGGGGAGATGAATGTAGGAACTGAACCCTTTGTACACATAGATACATCACAGCAGGCAGTCAACAACGAAAACATGGCCCCGGGACATTCAATACAAACTCAGGATATAGACATTGGAGTGACTGCAACCAGGCAAGAGATGCGACACGACCCTCTACCCGACCTTCTTCACTCTCACGTCATTCCTTCACACAGTTCCTCCCCACCCTGGCAGACTGGACAGTCCCACCCAGGGGTCCAGGAATCCCGGGGTTACAGTCATCATCCCCACCACCACCGCCACCACTCACGGCACCACCACAGATCTGGCCACCGCTCACACCATGGTCGGCGGCGGCACCGGTCACGTAGCTCTTCCTCCACAGAACCGGAACCCTGCAAGGCGGGGTGTCTATCGTGTTTAGCTGCCAGCACTTCTTTCCGATGGATTCTTGTGATTCTCTCTTTGTTAGGTGTGTGTTGTGTTGTGACTGGGATTGTATTGGCGGCCCTTCATGCCACGGGGAACAGTTTTCTTTTCCTTGCCATTATGTTTATAG GTCTGGGTGTGCTGTTGGTTGTCGTGGTTGCAGTGGGGTGGAAATGTACACCTAGAGGTCATGAACCCCTCCATGCCTTGTTTGGTCTTGGAGACTTCAGGCACCATCATGAGCGGAGGTCAAGGTCACGTCGTCATGGTCGGCCATCCAGAACCAGAGAGCATCAGTGGCATGGAG GAATGATGTACCCAGAATTTCAGTACCGCCGCCCCCCTCCCTCATACAATGCCTCAATGCAGGACTTCCAGCATCAGCTGGCTTTGGCACAGAGTCAGCGGGAGGAGTTCCATGCCACAGAGGAGCTCCCTGCGGAGGATTACAGCTTACCCAGCTCCCCCCCTCCCTCCTACAGGTCACGCGCCAGCACCGTTAGGACAGGGATACAAATCACATTCCCTCCCAACCAGGGAGACAACTCTCGACCCCCAACCTACAGGTCACATGCCAGCACTCAAGGTCATGCAGCTCATCAAAGACCATCCTTACCTGAAGATTATATTCAACAGGGAAGTGACATAGCTTTTACTGGACAGTATAATTCACAGCAGCATTCTCGGAACAGTAGTGCTGGGAATTTCCGTATACATTCCCGAGACAACAGTTCCACAGACAGAAATGGTATCTCCACTGTAGTGGAGCCACAAGGTGGAGGCACTGTGGCGGTGAGTGTTAGTGTAGTGCAAAGTTCATCCCAGGATCAACTTTTGGACAGTGCTGTACAACAGACTCTTCAGACATTGGATGCCGTGACAGGAGAAGATAATCCCGCACAGGAAATATCTGAGGACGAGTATCCAATGGAGACACCGCTATGA